The Candidatus Methylomirabilota bacterium genome has a segment encoding these proteins:
- a CDS encoding DNA translocase FtsK — protein sequence MKLSSALSSLFRHPKTKEVLGLLVMAFALLLLVSLVSFSPKDPSFFHYVSRGGAVRNFGGLVGAHLAGDLFGILGVVAFLLPLALFWVGFSLVSRRRLQAQTFRVVGFLLLLGSTCLLLSLLEQEGFLPAFRGEHPGGFVGILLLTALRPTLGPFGLYLATLTGMLLFMVLVSQGSFIGTIRSLREIFAWLGRRLATMVYSIRTWFRASPSGKEPVSRQARPPREKPVRTTRREGAQDPAREEWIAVQAIPKDTEGHELPSLSLLETSGLVSTLPLDQEREANKETLQKTLRDFGVEGRISETQSGPVITRYEIEPAPGIKVNRIVGLADDLALSLKALSVRIIAPVPGKAAVGVEIPNKTRAIVKLRDVLDSDTFDKCRSCLPIALGKDTSGDPYIADLLHMPHLLIAGATGSGKSVFLHNTILSFLFRSTPQEVRLLLIDPKRVELAAYNGIPHLVDNPLVPEMNGKEKAWQVVTDTKQAAKCLQLVVKHMEARYKLLAELGVRSIEAYNRGRPEGSPRLAYLAVIIDELADLMLSESSGVESAVARLAQMARAVGIHLVLATQRPSVDVITGVIKANFPARISFQVSSKVDSRTILDVNGAEQLLGGGDMLFLPPVSSKPTRIHGCYVSDQEISRVVDFLKVREVREPFPWSLQVGEDHVSEDVDVADDEDEALYREAEGIVRRTGQPSISLLQRRLRIGFNRAGRMIDRMEREGIVSHPDSRGHRMVLRP from the coding sequence ATGAAGCTCTCCTCGGCCTTATCCTCTCTGTTTCGCCATCCCAAGACCAAGGAGGTCCTGGGTCTGCTCGTCATGGCCTTTGCCCTCCTTCTACTGGTGAGCCTCGTCTCCTTCAGTCCCAAGGATCCTTCCTTCTTTCACTATGTCTCCCGCGGAGGAGCGGTGCGAAACTTCGGTGGGTTGGTGGGGGCCCACCTGGCTGGAGATCTCTTCGGGATCTTGGGGGTTGTCGCATTCTTGCTCCCCCTGGCCCTCTTCTGGGTCGGGTTCTCCCTCGTGAGCCGGCGGAGACTACAAGCCCAGACCTTTCGGGTCGTTGGGTTCTTGCTTCTCCTTGGCTCGACCTGTCTCCTCCTGAGTCTGCTCGAGCAGGAAGGGTTCCTCCCTGCATTTCGGGGAGAGCACCCAGGGGGCTTCGTGGGGATACTGCTTCTCACCGCACTTCGCCCCACATTGGGTCCCTTCGGTTTATACCTGGCAACGCTGACCGGGATGCTCCTTTTTATGGTCCTGGTCTCCCAGGGATCGTTCATCGGGACCATCCGCTCCCTCCGGGAGATCTTTGCATGGCTCGGCCGGCGTCTCGCCACGATGGTCTACTCTATCCGGACATGGTTCCGCGCAAGCCCTTCGGGAAAGGAGCCGGTCTCTCGGCAGGCCAGACCGCCCCGGGAGAAGCCCGTTCGGACGACACGTCGGGAAGGGGCTCAAGATCCTGCCCGAGAGGAATGGATAGCGGTCCAGGCGATCCCGAAGGACACAGAGGGACATGAGCTTCCCTCCCTGTCCCTGCTCGAAACCTCAGGCCTCGTGTCCACCCTCCCCTTAGATCAGGAGCGTGAGGCCAACAAAGAAACCCTGCAGAAGACCCTCCGAGATTTTGGGGTTGAAGGGCGTATCAGTGAGACCCAATCGGGGCCGGTGATTACCCGGTATGAGATTGAGCCTGCGCCGGGGATCAAAGTGAACCGGATCGTCGGTTTGGCGGATGACCTGGCACTGTCTCTCAAGGCCTTGAGCGTCCGAATCATCGCTCCCGTGCCTGGAAAAGCTGCTGTGGGGGTAGAGATTCCGAACAAGACGCGTGCCATCGTCAAGCTGAGGGATGTCCTGGATTCTGACACCTTTGACAAGTGTCGATCCTGTCTTCCGATTGCTCTCGGGAAAGACACCTCAGGCGATCCCTATATTGCGGACCTCTTACACATGCCTCATCTCCTGATCGCTGGAGCCACCGGTAGCGGGAAGAGTGTCTTTCTTCACAACACCATTCTGAGTTTCCTCTTCCGTTCCACCCCTCAAGAGGTGAGATTGCTGTTGATCGATCCCAAGCGGGTTGAACTCGCTGCTTACAACGGGATTCCCCACCTCGTGGATAACCCACTTGTCCCCGAGATGAATGGAAAAGAGAAGGCGTGGCAGGTCGTGACGGACACCAAACAAGCCGCAAAATGTTTGCAGCTGGTGGTGAAGCACATGGAGGCCCGGTACAAGCTCTTGGCTGAGCTTGGTGTTCGGTCAATTGAGGCCTATAACAGAGGGAGACCTGAGGGAAGTCCCCGGCTCGCATATCTCGCGGTCATCATTGATGAACTTGCGGATTTGATGCTTTCGGAATCGTCCGGGGTGGAAAGTGCGGTCGCCCGCTTGGCGCAGATGGCGCGGGCGGTAGGGATTCATCTCGTATTGGCCACGCAACGGCCTTCGGTAGATGTGATCACGGGGGTGATCAAAGCCAATTTCCCCGCCAGAATTTCCTTTCAGGTCTCCTCGAAGGTCGATTCGCGGACGATTCTGGATGTGAACGGAGCTGAACAGTTACTGGGGGGAGGCGACATGCTGTTTCTCCCTCCGGTGAGTTCGAAGCCCACCCGGATTCACGGGTGCTACGTGTCGGATCAGGAGATTTCACGTGTGGTAGACTTTTTGAAGGTGAGAGAGGTCCGAGAGCCTTTCCCGTGGTCGCTCCAAGTCGGTGAAGACCACGTGAGCGAAGACGTCGACGTCGCCGATGATGAAGACGAAGCCCTGTACCGTGAGGCAGAAGGGATTGTACGCCGGACGGGACAACCTTCCATTTCTCTTTTGCAGAGACGCCTCAGGATCGGTTTTAACAGGGCGGGTCGGATGATTGACCGCATGGAACGCGAAGGCATCGTGAGTCACCCCGATTCGAGGGGGCATCGGATGGTCCTGAGGCCCTAG
- the lon gene encoding endopeptidase La, with protein sequence MPETVPVLPVRDVVVYPFMILPLFVGREKSIRAVEGALSRDRVIILVAQRNAEVEDPSPEEIHAVGTVAMVMRVLKMPDGRVKVLVQGLARARITEFLRKEPHFEARIVEILDDEVPTMGVELEALIRTVKEQVSKSASLGKQISPDILVIISNLDHPGRLADLAASNLHLEVEQGVEILEITNPVERLQRISDFLLKELEVLEVQQRIQVQAKEEMDKTQREYYLREQLRAIQKELGETDERQQEIEEFSEKVEKAKMPPQVAAEAKTQLNRLARMHPDAAEASVVRTYLEWLIELPWSKHTRDKVKIQRAQEILDEDHYNLEKVKERIVEYLAVRKLKKKMKSPILCFVGPPGVGKTSLGRSIARALGRKFVRISLGGLRDEAEIRGHRRTYIGALPGKIIQGIKTAGTNNPVYMMDEVDKVGADFRGDPSAALLEVLDPEQNVSFTDHYLAVPFDLSNVMFITTANMADPIIPALKDRMEIISISGYTEEEKLHIARRYLIQRQLQENGISERRLQLTDEAVLKIIHGYTREAGLRNLEREIAAICRKVAKEVAGGRKELTKVTLQNLHRFLGAPRYLPEPEQERDEVGVALGLAWTQAGGDIMYVEATVMKGKGQLSLTGHLGEVMKESAQAALSYARARAPELQIKEDLFGKVDIHIHVPAGAIPKDGPSAGITMATALISALTKVPVKRSVSMSGELTLRGKILPVGGIKEKVLAARRSGISTVLLPRKNDKDVQELPKTIRRGMHFVFVEQVDQVLTAALTKPVREKGRLGVTTAKSAKPAVTVH encoded by the coding sequence ATGCCCGAGACGGTCCCTGTCCTGCCCGTGCGGGATGTTGTAGTCTACCCGTTTATGATTCTTCCCCTTTTTGTGGGGCGGGAGAAGTCCATTCGGGCGGTGGAGGGGGCACTCAGCCGGGATCGCGTTATTATCCTCGTGGCTCAGCGGAATGCCGAGGTGGAGGACCCGAGTCCGGAGGAGATCCACGCCGTCGGCACGGTTGCCATGGTCATGCGGGTCCTGAAAATGCCCGATGGTCGCGTGAAGGTCCTGGTCCAAGGGCTTGCTCGGGCCCGGATTACGGAGTTCCTCCGGAAGGAACCGCACTTTGAGGCCCGGATCGTTGAGATCCTCGATGACGAAGTGCCGACGATGGGGGTGGAACTCGAAGCACTGATTCGCACGGTCAAAGAGCAAGTCTCAAAGAGCGCTTCGCTCGGAAAGCAGATATCCCCCGATATCCTAGTTATTATCAGTAACTTGGATCACCCCGGACGCCTGGCCGATCTCGCAGCCTCCAATCTCCACCTGGAGGTGGAACAAGGGGTGGAGATTCTCGAGATCACCAATCCAGTGGAACGGCTCCAGCGGATCAGCGATTTTCTCCTCAAGGAGCTGGAAGTCTTGGAGGTTCAGCAGCGCATTCAGGTCCAGGCCAAGGAGGAGATGGATAAGACGCAGCGGGAGTATTACCTTCGGGAGCAACTCCGGGCCATCCAGAAAGAGCTGGGAGAGACTGACGAGCGGCAGCAAGAGATCGAGGAATTCTCGGAGAAGGTCGAGAAGGCCAAGATGCCTCCCCAGGTGGCCGCAGAGGCCAAGACTCAACTGAATCGCCTCGCTCGGATGCACCCGGATGCCGCTGAGGCTTCGGTGGTCCGGACATACCTCGAATGGCTCATCGAGCTGCCCTGGAGCAAGCACACCAGGGATAAGGTCAAAATCCAGCGGGCTCAGGAAATTTTGGATGAGGACCACTACAACCTGGAAAAGGTCAAAGAGCGGATCGTGGAGTACTTGGCGGTCCGAAAGCTCAAGAAAAAAATGAAAAGCCCCATTCTCTGTTTCGTGGGGCCGCCAGGGGTGGGCAAGACCTCCTTGGGACGCTCCATCGCGCGGGCGCTGGGTCGGAAGTTCGTTCGCATCTCACTCGGCGGCTTACGGGACGAAGCGGAAATCCGGGGCCACCGGCGAACATACATCGGAGCCCTCCCTGGCAAGATCATCCAGGGGATCAAGACCGCCGGGACGAACAACCCCGTCTACATGATGGACGAGGTCGATAAGGTCGGGGCCGATTTCCGCGGTGATCCTTCCGCCGCCCTCTTGGAGGTCCTCGATCCGGAACAAAATGTCAGCTTTACCGATCATTACCTGGCGGTCCCCTTCGATCTCTCGAATGTCATGTTTATCACAACGGCAAACATGGCTGACCCCATTATTCCCGCACTCAAGGACCGGATGGAGATCATCAGCATTTCCGGTTATACCGAGGAGGAAAAGCTCCACATTGCCCGACGGTATCTGATCCAGCGACAACTCCAGGAGAACGGAATCTCTGAAAGGCGTTTACAGCTCACCGACGAAGCCGTGCTCAAAATCATCCACGGGTACACCCGAGAGGCAGGACTCAGGAATCTAGAGCGGGAGATCGCCGCCATCTGTCGGAAGGTCGCCAAAGAAGTGGCAGGAGGGCGGAAGGAGCTCACCAAAGTTACTCTGCAGAATCTCCACCGGTTTCTGGGGGCCCCCAGATATCTCCCCGAACCTGAGCAGGAACGGGACGAGGTTGGGGTTGCCCTAGGGCTGGCCTGGACCCAGGCAGGTGGGGATATCATGTACGTCGAGGCGACGGTGATGAAAGGAAAGGGGCAGCTGTCCCTCACGGGGCATCTGGGTGAGGTAATGAAGGAATCGGCCCAGGCAGCGCTGAGCTATGCCAGGGCGAGGGCGCCGGAGCTTCAAATCAAAGAGGATCTTTTCGGCAAGGTCGATATTCATATCCATGTGCCCGCGGGAGCCATCCCGAAGGACGGACCGTCGGCCGGGATCACCATGGCCACCGCCCTGATATCCGCCCTCACCAAAGTTCCCGTCAAGCGGAGCGTCTCCATGTCGGGCGAGCTGACGTTACGGGGCAAAATCCTGCCCGTCGGCGGGATCAAGGAGAAGGTGTTGGCCGCGCGCCGGAGTGGGATCTCGACGGTACTCCTCCCGCGGAAGAACGATAAGGATGTACAAGAGCTGCCGAAGACGATCCGGCGCGGGATGCACTTTGTCTTTGTCGAACAGGTGGACCAGGTGCTCACAGCGGCCCTCACCAAGCCGGTGAGGGAGAAAGGCCGTCTCGGGGTCACCACCGCGAAAAGCGCCAAGCCGGCGGTGACCGTCCACTGA
- a CDS encoding ribonuclease J — MPENEWVRIIALGGLGEIGMNMFVIETADDMVVIDAGLMFPEEEMLGIDLVIPDFSYLLQHRDKVRGLILTHGHEDHTGSLPFLLKELPIPVYGTPLSLGLAAEKIREQDVRADLRAIAPRERFSLGGLRVECMRVCHSIPDGVGVALETPAGLVVHAGDFKFDPTPVDGKLTDYHKFAELGNRGVLVLLSDSTNALRPGFTPSERTVGQALEEIFRTVRRRIIVACFASHIHRIQQILEVAARMGRKVAIHGKSMIANTRIAADLGHLRIPPDVLVRLDDLRHLSPAETVIIATGSQGEPLSAIARMAAGEHKQIEITPGDTVIFSARVIPGNDQAIARTINQLFRRGAEVITEEFAPVHVSGHPCQEELKLMLNLTRPKFFVPIHGEYRHRHHHARLATAVGIDPAHICLAENGDILEFTPEKRDIVGKVTGGRVFVDGKGVGDVGDAVLRERQHLARDGMVVVVVGLHHQTRAIVVGPEIVSRGFVHLQEQEAFFDAANHLVKELLAGCPEEERGDASILKEKIKVALRKFVHKAFDRRPMILPIVIDVWGAEP; from the coding sequence TTGCCGGAAAATGAGTGGGTCCGGATCATCGCCCTCGGTGGTCTCGGCGAGATCGGGATGAACATGTTCGTCATCGAAACGGCGGACGATATGGTCGTCATCGATGCGGGCTTGATGTTCCCCGAGGAAGAGATGTTGGGAATTGATCTGGTTATCCCCGACTTCAGCTACCTTCTACAACATCGCGATAAGGTCCGAGGGCTCATTCTCACTCACGGCCACGAGGATCACACCGGCTCACTCCCTTTCTTACTCAAGGAACTTCCAATCCCCGTCTACGGGACCCCCCTCTCCCTCGGCCTAGCAGCTGAGAAGATCCGAGAACAGGACGTCCGGGCTGACCTGCGGGCGATCGCGCCCCGGGAGCGCTTCAGCCTAGGAGGACTGCGGGTGGAGTGCATGCGGGTCTGCCATAGCATTCCGGATGGGGTCGGGGTCGCCCTGGAAACGCCTGCGGGGCTTGTCGTCCACGCAGGGGATTTCAAGTTCGACCCCACCCCGGTGGATGGGAAGCTCACCGACTACCACAAGTTTGCCGAACTAGGAAACCGCGGGGTGTTGGTCCTCCTCTCCGACTCGACGAATGCCCTGCGTCCAGGATTCACGCCATCCGAGCGGACCGTTGGTCAGGCTTTGGAGGAGATCTTTCGCACGGTCAGACGGCGGATCATCGTCGCCTGCTTTGCCAGCCACATCCACCGCATCCAGCAGATACTGGAGGTTGCAGCCAGGATGGGGAGGAAGGTGGCCATCCACGGCAAAAGCATGATCGCCAACACGCGGATCGCGGCTGACCTCGGGCACCTCAGGATCCCGCCAGACGTCCTGGTTCGTTTGGACGACCTCAGGCACCTCTCCCCGGCCGAGACGGTGATCATCGCGACCGGCTCACAAGGCGAGCCCCTGTCCGCTATTGCTCGGATGGCAGCAGGCGAGCACAAGCAGATCGAGATCACACCCGGAGACACGGTGATCTTTTCCGCGCGGGTGATCCCGGGAAACGACCAGGCGATCGCGCGGACCATCAACCAGCTCTTCAGGCGGGGGGCGGAGGTCATTACTGAAGAGTTCGCCCCGGTGCATGTCTCGGGTCACCCGTGCCAAGAAGAACTCAAGCTGATGTTGAATCTGACTCGACCGAAGTTCTTTGTCCCGATTCACGGAGAGTACCGACACCGCCATCACCATGCGAGATTGGCGACGGCTGTCGGGATTGACCCGGCCCACATCTGCCTGGCGGAAAACGGGGATATCCTCGAGTTTACCCCCGAGAAGCGAGACATTGTTGGCAAGGTAACTGGGGGACGGGTCTTTGTGGACGGGAAGGGTGTGGGAGATGTCGGCGATGCTGTCTTGCGAGAACGGCAGCACCTGGCAAGGGATGGAATGGTGGTGGTTGTGGTGGGCCTTCATCATCAGACCAGAGCCATTGTGGTCGGCCCCGAAATTGTCTCTCGCGGGTTCGTCCATCTGCAGGAACAGGAGGCGTTCTTTGACGCGGCCAATCACTTGGTGAAGGAGCTCCTGGCCGGCTGTCCGGAAGAAGAGCGGGGGGATGCGAGCATCCTGAAAGAAAAGATAAAGGTCGCCCTGCGGAAATTCGTTCACAAGGCTTTTGATCGCCGCCCCATGATCCTGCCGATCGTCATCGACGTGTGGGGCGCGGAACCGTGA